In Solanum lycopersicum chromosome 5, SLM_r2.1, the following are encoded in one genomic region:
- the LOC138348769 gene encoding uncharacterized protein has product MNPPEFLGAQTNEDPQNFLDKIKKIFKVMQVTGNDRVKLASYQLKDVAHIWYTQWKDNRGANAAPITWDFISETFLDRYAPHMVAYSRAQMDNFLYGVSDLVKTECRNAMLLGDMNISRLMTHAQKVEGDKLREQAMENKKARTGNYDYSQQKMGGGNLSQGQQKFLAPAPSSASVPSSKNKYD; this is encoded by the exons atgaatcctcctgaGTTCTTAGGAGCACAGactaatgaggatcctcagAATTTCTTGGATAAGATCAAGAAAATCTTCAAGGTAATGCAAGTCACTGGGAATGATCGGGTTAAGTTGGCATCATACCAGTTGAAAGATGTTGCTCATATTtggtacactcagtggaagGATAATCGGGGTGCAAATGCGGCTCCTATCACTTGGGATTTCATTAGTGAGACTTTTCTCGAcag gtatgctcctcacatggttgcttACTCCAGGGCTCAGATGGATAATTTTTTGTATGGAGTGTCAGATCTTGTGAAAACTGAGTGCAGAAATGCGATGTTacttggagatatgaacatctctagacttatgactcatgctcaaaaggttgagggtgataagcttagggaacaggctatggaaaataagaaggctaggactggaaactatgactattctcagcaAAAAATGGGTGGTGGAAATCTCTCGCAGGGTCAGCAGAAGTTTTTGGCTCCAGCCCCTTCATctgctagtgttccatcctccaagaacaaGTATGACTAG